GGATTCAAAAGCGTATTCGCCCAAAGCCCTTACCTATCAGAAATAATAGAGTTTGATAAAAAAGGCATCTTCAGGTTTTCCTCTTTCCTTAAGAGTAAAAACTTTGACTTGGTTATCTCTCCACACCGCTCCCACAGAACTTCTTTAATTCTTTTTTTGAGTGGCATTAGAAGAAGAATAGGATTTGACAAAAGCGGCTTCGCCTTCCTTTACACAGATAGAGTTAAACATAAAATGGAAAAGAGAGTACACGAGATAGACAGAAACCTAAACCTTTTAACTCCTCTCAAAAACTATTCCTTAATAGTAGATAATGAACCAGAACTCCCCATATCTGATGAAGAAGCCGAAAAAACCGCTAAAAAATTTAAGTTAGAAAAACCATTCATCGTTTTAGCACCGGGTTCTGTTTGGAAAACGAAAGCTTGGCTATCAGAAAACTTCGCAAAGGTAGGAGACTACTTCTACAAACAAGGTTTCCAAGTGGTAATCGTAGGCTCCAATAAAGACGCCCCTTACTGCCAAGTCACAGAAGAAAATATGAAAGGCAAAGCCAAAAACTTATGCGGAAAAACAACTTTAAGAGAATTTTTTTCAATAATAAAGAGAGCTTCTTTAGTAATTTCCAACGACTCATCTCCCGTTCACGCAGCTGTCTCTTTCAATACACCCGTTGTAGAAATATACGGTGCAACCGTTCCAGATTTCGGATTTTTTCCCTACAGAAACGGCATTTACGTAGAACCGCCCATTGAACTACCCTGCCGCCCATGTGGAATTCACGGCAGAAAGGAATGTCCAGAAAAGCACTTCAAATGTATGAAGTCAATAACCCCAGAAATGGTAATAACTACTGCAGAAAGTTTGATTTAACACCAAACAGCACTATAATTAAAACCGTTAACAGTACTTTAAACAGCATTCTGGAGGGAAAAGTGATAGTCTCCGCAAACGACCTTAAAAGAAAAGGCATTTCTTACGTGGGCAAACTCTTAAAGGAGTTTGAAAGCGTTTTCATCTCCGTTAGAGGTAAGAAAAAATACGTAATACTTCCCATAGAAGAATATGAAAGATTAAAAGAACTGGAACTTGAAAACGCCATTAGAGAAGCTGAAGAAGACCTGAAAAAAGGTAACTACGTGATAGAAAGTGCTGAAGAACACTTTAAAAGGTTAGGAATTTGAAACCTTACAGATTGATATTTACAGAATCTTACCTTAAAAGGGAAAAGAAATTTATTAAGAAACATCCAGAGCTTCTAGAAAGATACAAAAAAGTTTTACGTCTATTAGAACTAAACCCAAATCATCCTTCACTTAGACTCCACAAACTAAAAGGCAAACTGTCAGGTAAGTACTCAGTTTCTATTACTATGAGTTATCGTATTATTCTGACATTCGCCGTAACGGAAAAAGGCATAGTTCTAATAGACATCGGAAGCCATGAAATTTACGAGAAATAATTATACAATCTGTGATATATTTCTCTCATCCAATTTTCTGCGGGAGGCGGTTAAATGAACATAAGAGTTACTCCTTTAGACATCCAGCCCGTTTCCACTTCCGAAATTGAAATAGTGGAAAGAAAAGGGTTGGGGCATCCAGACACAATCTGTGACGCTTTGGCTGAAAAGCTATCAGCAGAACTCTGTAAACTTTACTACGAAAACTTCGGTTTTGTTCTCCACCACAACGTTGATAAAAACCTTTTAGTTGGTGGAAGCGCTACTCCTAAATTTGGCGGCGGAGAAGTAACAGAACCGATAGAAATCTACCTTTCAGGTAGGGCAATCAAAGAATACAAAGGTAAGAAAATCCCCGTTGACGAAATCGCCATAGAAAGCGCTAAAGAATGGTTAAAAGAGAATATCCACGCTATTGACCCAGAGAACCACGTAAGAATTTACCCTCACATACGTCCAGGCTCCGTTGACCTTGTAGATATCTACATGAGACAATTAAGAGACGGCGTCCCTCTTTCAAACGATACCTCTTTCGGCGTAGGATACGCTCCATTTGATGACCTTGAAAACGTAGTTTTCCAGATAGAGAAGAAACTCAACAGTAAAGAAATAAAGAAACTACATCCAGAAATCGGTGAAGACATCAAGGTAATGGGCGTAAGGATAGGTGAAAAAATCACTATAACAATAGCCTGCGCCTTTGTAGACAGATTTGTAAAAGACATCAACGATTACGTAGAAAAGAGAGAAAACGTTAGAAAATTAGCATACGAAGTGGCAAAAGAGTTCACAAATAGAGAAGTTGAAATCCACATAAACACAGGCGACGACGTAGAAAACGCAAACGTCTATATAACTGTCACAGGAACTTCTGCAGAAGCTGGAGACGACGGAGAAGTAGGTAGAGGGAACAGAGTTAACGGTCTTATCACTCCTTACAGACCTATGAGTCTTGAAGCAGCAGCAGGTAAAAACCCAATCACTCACGTAGGAAAGCTCTACAACATCACATCCAACGATATAGCAAAAGCTGTGGTAAACGAGATTCCAGAAATAGAAGAAGCCTACGTTTACATGGTAAGCCAGATAGGAAAACCAGTTAACCAACCTTTAGCCGTTGACGTTAAAGTAAGAACTCCAGAAAACTCAGCTAAATTCCAGACAAAGATAGAAGAAATCGTCAACGAATGCCTCGCCGATATGAAAAACATATGGAAAAGACTTATGAATGGAGAGATAACCGTTTATTAATATCTATTCCCCCTTCGGGGGGAATTCATCTTCCATAATCACCTTTCTGCCATTAAAAGTTTCCAAAACAAATTTATCTCCTTCTTTCCTATACCTTTCAGGCATTAAAGGAACTTTCCCCAACCCTCCCGGCACGTCAACAGCGTAGTAGGGAATGGCAAGAGGGGAAATTCTTCTAAAAAGCGTTCTGATTATTTCTATTCCCTTTGATATAGGAGTTGAAAAGTGAAGCACCCCTTTAACAGGGTCGCATCTAAACAGGTAGTACGGTCTAACCCTTATACTCTGAAGTTTCCTGAACAAGTTTTCTAAAATATCAGCTGAATCGTTAATCCCTTTCAAAAGAACCGTTTGGTTGTTAATTGGAATACCACACTTCTGCAATTCTCTAACTGCAGAAGTAGAAAGCTCTGTAATTTCATCAGGATGGTTGTAGTGGACGTTAACCCACACCTTAGAAGTTTCCTTCAAAACTTCACAAATATCGCTTTTTAACACCCATTCCGGGTCTGTAACAGGTGAACGAGTACCGATGCGGACGATTTCAACGTGGGGGATTTTTTCAAGAGAAGAAATTAAATACTCTAAACGTTCCAACTCAAGGTAAAAAGGGTCACCACCAGAGATAAGAACATCTCTAACGGTTTCATTAGCCGAAACGTAACGTAAAACGTTTTCAATTTCTTCCTCCGTAATAAAGAAACGCGGTTTTAACCAGTTTCTTTTCCTCATACAGAACCTGCACAAAACAGGACAGTAGTTCGTTACAACAACTAAAACTCTATCAGGATAC
This region of Desulfurobacterium pacificum genomic DNA includes:
- a CDS encoding type II toxin-antitoxin system prevent-host-death family antitoxin; translation: MIVSANDLKRKGISYVGKLLKEFESVFISVRGKKKYVILPIEEYERLKELELENAIREAEEDLKKGNYVIESAEEHFKRLGI
- a CDS encoding methionine adenosyltransferase — its product is MNIRVTPLDIQPVSTSEIEIVERKGLGHPDTICDALAEKLSAELCKLYYENFGFVLHHNVDKNLLVGGSATPKFGGGEVTEPIEIYLSGRAIKEYKGKKIPVDEIAIESAKEWLKENIHAIDPENHVRIYPHIRPGSVDLVDIYMRQLRDGVPLSNDTSFGVGYAPFDDLENVVFQIEKKLNSKEIKKLHPEIGEDIKVMGVRIGEKITITIACAFVDRFVKDINDYVEKRENVRKLAYEVAKEFTNREVEIHINTGDDVENANVYITVTGTSAEAGDDGEVGRGNRVNGLITPYRPMSLEAAAGKNPITHVGKLYNITSNDIAKAVVNEIPEIEEAYVYMVSQIGKPVNQPLAVDVKVRTPENSAKFQTKIEEIVNECLADMKNIWKRLMNGEITVY
- a CDS encoding KamA family radical SAM protein, with product MPVAGSLSRIFPFLSGEEKEAFRQVTPIYPFSTTDYYLDLALRSKAVRKMLFPSLEEIDPVLQSFGEDDPLREEEHKKTSYLTHRYPDRVLVVVTNYCPVLCRFCMRKRNWLKPRFFITEEEIENVLRYVSANETVRDVLISGGDPFYLELERLEYLISSLEKIPHVEIVRIGTRSPVTDPEWVLKSDICEVLKETSKVWVNVHYNHPDEITELSTSAVRELQKCGIPINNQTVLLKGINDSADILENLFRKLQSIRVRPYYLFRCDPVKGVLHFSTPISKGIEIIRTLFRRISPLAIPYYAVDVPGGLGKVPLMPERYRKEGDKFVLETFNGRKVIMEDEFPPKGE
- a CDS encoding type II toxin-antitoxin system RelE/ParE family toxin, which encodes MKPYRLIFTESYLKREKKFIKKHPELLERYKKVLRLLELNPNHPSLRLHKLKGKLSGKYSVSITMSYRIILTFAVTEKGIVLIDIGSHEIYEK
- the waaF gene encoding lipopolysaccharide heptosyltransferase II, with protein sequence MAFKKILIFQTAFLGDLILTSPLIKSVKKSFPETEVSLVVRKGFKSVFAQSPYLSEIIEFDKKGIFRFSSFLKSKNFDLVISPHRSHRTSLILFLSGIRRRIGFDKSGFAFLYTDRVKHKMEKRVHEIDRNLNLLTPLKNYSLIVDNEPELPISDEEAEKTAKKFKLEKPFIVLAPGSVWKTKAWLSENFAKVGDYFYKQGFQVVIVGSNKDAPYCQVTEENMKGKAKNLCGKTTLREFFSIIKRASLVISNDSSPVHAAVSFNTPVVEIYGATVPDFGFFPYRNGIYVEPPIELPCRPCGIHGRKECPEKHFKCMKSITPEMVITTAESLI